The nucleotide window aaaaccaaaaaaaaaaactttcagccTAGTATAATCATGATCCGCAACCTGCTCCAAACTTACATGTCATCTGGAGATTGTAtagtactataaaaatatttatccaaaacATACAtggatatacaaaaaaatacttaaaactgattcctaaaacaaaaaaacgtaatatatataaaaaataatgaaatatattgttcAGATTATATAAAGCTGGATACTGTAGCCTTAAAGCAAAATATGAAACAGACTATTGCACACTAACTTAACCAGACTTACATGGTGTGCTGATAAGTAACAGTTAGGGCAGTGACTTTTAACCTCTCACGTATTATTCTTGGTAAGggtcttaaatttttaaatgttattttattcttcttgtcTTCCTTAATGTTATTGATCTAATGTTAGAAAATAATAGATGTCTgatgaagtattaaaattataaatgtaatttaggGTAAATAGAATGTAGCTTCAAATAAggtacagtaaaaattattagattatggtttaattttctctgttttttagCTTATCTTTcctcattttctaattttattgtagttacttgatatttatgcaaataaatttcTCTACCTCTcttattatgtgaaaaaatattaatattgtgaaacaatattaatatttaacaatatttataatgtgAAACAGTATAATGTGGAATCTACTATTTCTTCATTATAAACTGCTTCTTACAAGAACTACATATTCCAATAatttgttagaattaaaaaaaacaaatagcttTGTTTTTTCATTGTACCTTCTAAAATTAATGTAAGGGTTGAAATTGCTTCTTGTGTGACAATGGTTTTTCTAAAACTTAATTGGTCATCTATTATACCCTTTATTCTCTCCTATAATTTCTTCTagttaataatttgaaaacatgaaattttaaatttacagtgcATTTGTAATAACACTTATCTGCATGCgcctttttgtagaaaaaaaaaaaaatttattgaaatctgaAGGTATTTCTTCAGTCTTAcaagtttttcatttaatgtgtgTAGCATATTCAGTTCTAGTTCTCCCAGTCAGTACTGCCTGTCATACTGTGCTATTATTGAAACTTATACTAATTTAGACATGCTGTCATCAgttcctttttatattaaattgttttgggCCCTGCTAAGTTAATATCATAACTAAATACCATGATCTTATAAATCTCTTAGGTGGtctcagaaattattaattttctcatcTGCTACATTTCACGAGGTAATTTTTCCCCAGAATTATCCTCTATATATTCCTGTACCTATCAGCTACCTATTTTCTTCCTAATAATGATATTTTGTCTGggtctttaataatattatgttgtagTTTGAGGCCACATTACATTGTGGTCctaccccaatttttttttcttatgtttctatgtttcctgttattatttttttctacaggattataattaattgaatcttTTATATTGTTATACAATTTTCTGCTTTCATCATGCTTCATTTCTGCCTTCAATCAATTTTCATCTGCTTTCTGCTTACTGCCTTCATCTGTAAGTCCTATTTCTTATTTAAGGTTTTCTGCCAAATATCACGTGACTGTATAATTTCTCCACTCCtgctataattatttaatttattcatttatttttttttaaattttgcatcattcttatattccttttttctttgcATTATATATCCCTTTTTTTGTTTGCAGATTTTTCCTTTAGCTTCTTAAACttcaatttacatttcataattactaaattgtgatcaaaataaatgtttggtCCTCAATATGTTAACAGTTTGTAATTTgctcataaaatatgttttaactattgtataattataatttttttgaaaactttattgttttgttttcttgattttattcatgttatattttgaaataatgttaCTGATATTGTATACCATAGTacttgttagaaaatataaaaaataaaaaaaaaaaactggtgaaaCCCACATTTTATTGttcttgtattataaaaatacatacttgaaataaagttaatttatttgtgatttttggCTATAAACCATTCtggatttatcattttgtaaGCGGTGACACTAGGTaaactattatcattattcttgTTAGCTTGTTTTACTATATGTTGTAGGGTAGTTAAGTCTtgcattctttttaatattatttttagaatgtcTTTATACTGtaatgtgttttaatattatttattctacatcttaacaaggtttttttaaaataccacttCTAAGAtgcatttatgaaaaatgattacattaatttaatgaggtttgttttttgtattttattttaaatatctatgttgtggatttattttaggttttctgttctaaaaaagaggaaaaggaaGAAGACCTTGAACTTCCAAAAAATGAAATACGTGAATTTCATTCAGCCCATTTACAAAGTGGATTCGgtcttatttatgataaaaaacccTTTAAAGTTCGTTTAATTCCAAACAAAACTTATTATTGGTGTACCTGTGGTCAAAGTAAAACTCaggtatgataatatttttttttattttctgtacattaaattgattttaaaattggcTAATGAGGAGGCAACCCTGAATAAAATTGAAgatgttgataaatatttattttaagggttatttttaagtgtatttatttttctaaagttatcaTTTCGTCTTTTGatatgaatgttatttatttcttggttttgaattataaatttaataaaaattacagtcatAATGTTAAATGTTACAAATTAGATAGCAATACATCAGTATATCATAGTActatactataatattttaaataagacttACTTGTAAGTAGTACCTATGGTAAGAACAGTATATTACATTATAGGCTTATGCCATGAATTTTAACATTGTGGACCCCTTCACTTGCATTTTTTGCAGTTTCAGTTTCATtttgtgcagtttttttttttttgcaaaaaatgcagtttattctgattctgaaaatattaattgtcAATTAGAATGTGATAATTTCTATTGATTTTCCATTGAACCATCATTAACTATAACACTTTCATGATAGGTCGAAACAATATGCTTCCATAGACTCACATCATCTCTGTGGTTGGAAGCTCACTGTGATTAAATACACATGATAACACTTACAAGATAACTATCCAGGTATTATAAGTTACCTGCAATTTATTCACTTGTTTCTTACTGAAATACtggaaaattagatttttcatatattaagtaTGTACATTTTTGACTATGACTATGAAATctaaacttataacttttttgtcGTGAACTTTTAAGGAGAAGCAACCAAATCAAGTGAATAAACATGAAACATGCACTTTTTACGTGCACGtaaacataaacatatttacattcactttttcattttttatacgtgggtctaaatgaataaaatgaaaccaAAGCCTAATCAttcatttatcattgttattgtgTACTATGATATGATTGTAATGTATTGAGCTGAATAATCATATAACATTataactttggattttggactgatACATCTTTTTCATTAAGATTCCAATGAATGTAAGGTATTCAGAATCAGTTaatccaaattaaataaaataaaaatatgtaattaaaatcccTGTCCATTTCTGAAGCAGATTAACATTACTTCTTAAAGAACATAATTCATCTAAGAATATAtgtgaatgtttttaaaacattatgataTAACTATGGTACATGGATGAAGACAACAGTAAGTTGTGAAACATTCAATTACTGCTGTAGCATGTGTCATAAAAAACTTGAATTtaccaattgaaaaaaattgtctgttTTCCTAGTCATGCAAATTTAGCATTTTATAACttgatccaaaaataaaaagttaatatctaAAAGTCGATTTTATCACTTTAAAACCCCTTTTTCTGATAATTTGGTTTCAATATGGtgtcaatttgaaaaaaattctatctcAGCTCTTGGtagacataacatttttttttttttttttataaaaccactaTTTTCACTACACTGTTACAGCTCATTCaaagttttgtaatttctaactgtttctagttatttttttttgtatcactaACTGTATATCTTTGTCGACTGTGTTGTTTTAAGAGTAATGTAGTATATGATGTACTTCTGAAGAGCATTTCAAGATCtataaagttttaattgtaaaaagtaatGAGGAAAATGTAATACGTATAATGGTAATTACATTTGTGttagtaatttactttaattagattttttttttacgtagttattcagtttttaattaaagtaagttgTACAGCCCTGtgactgtatttatttttctaaagttatcaTATTCTTTTGATATGAATgttatttcttagttttataaattataaatttaataatttcatttttacctgaaaaaacttttaactttgtttctttttatgttttcttatagcCATTTTGCGACGGCACTCATAAAAAACCAcagcttaaaattaaattgcgACCTGTGAGGCTAGAAGTTgctaaagaaaaagattattggTTATGCAACTGCAAACAGACAGCTAATAGACCATTCTGTGATGGAACTCACAAAAGACcagatatacaagaaaaataaagagaagtgTCTAATATGtgttcattttcttaattttatagtgATTGTTACTTTACGTAATTAATTCAGCTCAAGTTTTTGAATTCTGCAAAGTTTGATTTTATGTCGTTATTgttgattgaattattatatttgttttttttttaattaagtttgtttcagttattaaataaaataccttaacATTTCTCTAGatgttaattatttgaaatttttttcagttacctttatttaagaatttattattaaatagaagaagtttaattttgataaaagagCCTTATCCACTTTATACAGTTGACTTTGAACTTGGCTAACTTATGTTCAAGAaagtattgtataatttttttaaagatttgtacaGGTTATTTGAATTTAGTCATTTGTAGAAAGTTGTAAGATCTTagtttttatgtatgaatttagAGGACTTCACCCTTCCTTTGGTAATTGTTCTTAGTGCTATATGATGTCATCATTTACATGATATAATCAATAATGATGATTTACATGATAATAtatgttatgataattttttataaatactttggtGGACCTGAAAAGTCTAATGAACCAATAGTTATatgaatgattataattttttccttcagtaCGGTAACCATCTAAGtgcatttttatacttaatagatataaattatataagtatttatagataTAGTTATATTAGGCTTTAAGAGGTTCTGTTTTGAATTTACATTCTCCTTGTAGCCCAGGAGTTTTCAATTCAGATTATGAACTTCTTTATTAGATATtatctctttttatataaaaacatttactagAACCAGTACTTGCTCAGTTGAGCTGGTgtatattatgcattttttttcataacagaaaaggtccattaatttgttactttactgtacctatttcatttattacagaagTAGTCTTTACTATACAGTAACTTTCTGTGATATAGTAGGTTGAACTTGTTATTTGTAATGCTGGGTTATTGTACTTGCTGGGTATCGCAAGGTATTGTAAATCTTGTGTTAAGGTGGGCTTGGAATGCTATATGTTTGCTCAGTGAAGAAAGCAATAAGCaactgtttatttactttattcctCACTTTTCCTTAACAGCATGTCATcagatgtttgttatttttgaggTTGGTGTTATGCTAATTTTTGAGGGTTACTTACAAATCATGTTGTACATTGTAGACATCTAACTTCATAaattctttcatataaaaaaaaatgaattggtttgttttataaatataatttttggattgaTAACCAAAAaccattataaatgtaattttgtaatgttGTATGGCATATAGTCTACTATACTGTATGCTTTTGTTTTATAGTCTTAATTAGTAGTATGTGTTATGTGTTCTTACTTTTGCATAAGCATTTCTGCATATGCTTATGTGTTGCTTATTTCAGatgaattaaactgaaaaatataatttatgacgGATGTTTAATTGACATActtgaacaaaattgaaagtactttttattaaaatcagctCTTTAATGTGGGTTTATTGAGAATAGAATGAAATTTCCAAACTTCAAATTTGGTTTATGAATAAAGAAGCTATTTTAAGTCAACTGCCAGtgaaaatttaaactgaataaaaaaggtTGAGAACTAATCTTATAGGTGTTATTCTACTAATCGAAAGATTAAGGGTTGAACAGGATATTAGATAAGAGTGTAACTAATTCATACACAAATTAAGATTGTATTGCATTTATTGTTTCCGTGAGCATTTACTagtatatactttatattatcaGTGATtctatattatcttgaaattgtatattttattgcattttgtcttgacaagacaaaaaatataacttgaaCTGGTATATTAATATAGTTGTAAAGAGGTATTGGCAACTAGCCATCATCATTAGAgcatctcaaaataaaatattaaacatttttaggacttaaaaaacgttaaaataattaaattacaacatttgaatattaattataattaattttcttgcaATATTATATTCAAAGTACATGTGCAGAGTTATGAGTACTATTtggagatttatttaaaaatcattaagtttttGCAAAATTGATAGACTAttatgttaatcttttaattattttaacatttatttaagatGCTAGAATGTTTTACCTCGAATCAGTCTGAAGATGATAGCTACCCATTATAAGAAAAgcagttgtataaataaaattgagttatcaaaaaatatatttccttaataattttgtatttactggTGTTGCATATACTGTCATATTTAAGAGTATCAGTCATTAATAGATTATAGATAATAATGGACATCTATATTGGCTGTAATAATTGATGGCCACGAAGAATTATTGCCCTGGTTCTTATGCATGTGGTGTTCACTTTGGGTGAGATATAGTCATTCTGCAAAGGCTGTTTGGAAAGTAAACTCAATTTgactacaaataaaaaacctgcattgataaaaatattttattatatatacaaactacagcttttaactatttttcaacatatttgcCATTTAGATTCAAGCATTTGTCATAgattttcactaatttacaaacaCCTTCATTAAATTCAGCTGCCTGGGTACCTAGCTAACTTTTCATGGCATTTTGAAGTTTGTCGTCATCATTGAAATGCTGTAACACAAGACATTTCTTCATATGAGTGAAGAGTTGAAAATTACTCTGTGCCAAGTCTGGGTTGTAAGGGGATGATCAAAAATGTTGCATTGGAATTGATTCAGAAGTTCTTGAGTTCTTCAAGCACTGTGAAGATGAGTGTTGTTAAGCAAAAAAAACAACACCTCATTGCAGCATATTACTACATTTGTTCTGAATTACTCACCTAAGATTCTTCTAAGTTTCACAGTGGACTGCTAAAGTAGCTGCTTGCGTCGTACCACTTCGATGATGTCGACAAACTTCAAAATGCCATGAAAAGTTAGCTAGGTACCCAGGCAGCTGAATCTTATGAAGAAGgtattttaaattagtgaaaTGCTATGACAAAtgatgattattttgaaaaatagttaaaaattgtacttttaagttgtatatagtaaaatatttttatctattcagGCTTTTTATTTATAGACAAATGGTGGTTACTTTCCAAACTACCCTcgtaataacttcatttttttttgctcaaGAGTCATTGCAACTAATGCACTTGTTTATTCTACATTTTACTCAGTACTTAGGTTACTTTTTGTATCTTCATGGTCGAAGTatgtgctttttttaaatatttgttatttgattTGTGCAGATTATTGAGTAAATATGCTCACCATCATATTTACTCAATGATAAGATATCAttgagtaaatattatatatagtaaatagTATGTATTGTTCAAAAAGTGGAcaattcattttgatatttattccTTGTAAGTATGAAATCCTGTagttaagtaacaattttttaaacattttttatacggcataactttgtTATAGAATTTACTAGTATGATTAGTGTGAATAATTTGCTTATTGTTATAGGGACTTCccaatttctaattattattttatgggtATGGATGACCATATATTAATAATccatgtataaaaaatgaaacacaaacaaaaaaatatatataaatttatatttatatacattcagtgttataaaatgttttacttagtaCAGTTTAAGTAGCTAATTTCTGAACAAGTAGGTAAAAACTGTCatcatgtaaaatttatcatttttgctTCATTGTAATTGTTTTAGCACGTTGGTCTAATATTCTGTCATTAGAGTTTTGATAATTCAGTGAAAAATTATAGATTTCAACTAGTTCATGTAAGTCACAGAATTCAATTAGATGAATTCAtacttaattgtttaaaaaaattcaattaattgttACGATACTCCAAATAATTTTGTTGAGTTCCAGACTAGAGGTTTCCTGTAACAACTGAAACTTGTTAGTTTTAAGTAATTAGTGGCAGTAGAATTGCAAATAAAGTTTTACAGCCTTTTGATATCTTCTGGCTgtcttgattatttaattttcatgacctttatttttaaaccaaattaaaattttgtcattgCATTAAAATGAAGATatgctaaatataaaatacaaatggaACCAAGTTCCTATGTTAATTCATGGTTGTtctaggaataaaaataatattactgcaagATTTAATACTGATGACTTATTGGTTTTCTAtcattaattagttttcttatatctaattattatattttatattatttttattgtctcttttctttatatctaattactagttttaaaactatgttaaattatatttgtaatttaatttttatttaaataattaaattattattaactgaataaaaacacATTAACAATTGCTTGTAAACCATCCATGCAAACATTTTGGAACTGGAGTGGGTGTTATAAATTCAGTTCTTCCCAACTCTGTCCATGTCACTGCATCCAGAACTAATAGACCTACTTTGTTTTCCATTCCATTTGTCCAGATCATCGCTGATAGCACTACTCCATCATCTTCagactgaaatataaattataaataagatttattgatttaagattttttctgcatttaaagGTTAAGTAATGCTTGGGGATTTTGGTATTTCACGCTTATGATAATGAGTTTTCTAAGcaaattctgttcatttaattttattactttttgttgtgTGATGCTTATTTAACCCggaaaacaaattacattaatttgtgAGAAATGCGTTCAGAAGCAgcacttcattattataaaagttgtgtaaaataaaaatgagaaagttGGGTGTTAAAAACTACTTGGAGTTTTAAAATTacctgagaaataattttctaaattttatttatcctctTGCTCATTATACATTAACCATTTATGCATATTATTTGCTATGCAATCATCATAGCAGATAAATAATATGATGAAATCTGTGTTTGTTCCAAATAGTGCTTTATAGTACAGTAGTCCAACTGTGCATTTGGATAATGCAAAATGTACAATATCTTTGATCTGTGGcacctaataaattaaatgaatttatgatGCTGCCCATCACAGTTACtaggaaaattatataaaattattaacatctgttGGCAAACCAATATGCAAACtaaagttattgtaaaataatctctttaattatttttctttttaataattgttattagttGCTGAACAAGAGCAATTGCACATGTTatgatgaaagtttaaaaaatattattttaaagtcaatttattccagtttatcattaaaaattaatagttttgtatAACAGAGTTTAATCAATTGCTGTACAGTTCTTATATAtacaaggcatgtttttaaagtaagtactgtttttaaatttaaaaaaaaacaagttcactattcttaattttatatttacacaaaagTCTGTAGTGTAATCTGCTTTTCTACATAGGCACTTGACGTATTGTGCAACCAACTTTTGAACACCGTCATCATAGAAGTCTGCCGCCTGACTTAATAACCACTGCAACAAGGTTGCTTTGACACCATTATCGTCCTCATTGCCTGACCACCCAGTTGTTTCTTCAAATGCAGGAACAAGTGATAGTCATTTGGCGCTAGATCAGGACTGTGTGGAGGGTGATCAAGTTGTTTCCAGCCAAATGATGCGATGAGTTCTTGAGTTTGATTAGCCTCATGTGGACGGGTATTGTCATGAATCAAAAGGATCCCTTTACTCAGCATGCCACACCTTTTGTTTTGGATTGCACGGCGCAGTTTTTTTAAGGTCTCGCAATATGTTAAGAGTTAATTGTGTCACCACAAAGCAAAAACTCCACCAGCAACCCCCTCCTTCCTGTCCCAAAATACTGTACACATTATTTTCTGGGCTGAAATTGTCTGCTTAAACTTCATTTTCTTGGGTGATGTTGAATGCTGCCATTCCATGGATTGCTCCTTTGATTCCTGTGTAATGTAGGccatccatgtttcatcgcctgTGACAGTTTGGCTTAAAAAATTATCACCCTTTACATTATACTGCTCAAGAAAAGTCAACACACTGCCTAAACGTTTGGTTTTGTGCACCTCAGTCAACATTTTCGGTACCCAGCATGAGcacaatttttgataatttaagccctcggtcacaatttcatagacaacacttcttgaaacttcaggaaactcttcagatagcAAAGAAATTGTAAAGCGTCTGTTCTGTACCAAATCTTCAGTATTGACAGAAGGTCGTTCATTACGTTCCTGATCATGAACATTCTGGTGGCCATCTTTAATAGCTCTTACCTATTTTTGTATCATTCCATCGCTCGTAAAGTTTTCTCCATACACTTCATTGATCTGACAATGAATTTCAACCGCTTTCACACCTTCAGCactaacaaaacaaattacaccatgtatttcacagtcagcgGGATTCTCGATCAGcggaggcattttaaatactcacaaacaaaGGTAAACACAGTCGAATATTTCCATAATGGCGTCTCGTT belongs to Lycorma delicatula isolate Av1 chromosome 1, ASM4794821v1, whole genome shotgun sequence and includes:
- the LOC142318370 gene encoding uncharacterized protein LOC142318370, which translates into the protein MNVLSNRIYFNAKYSCFEIQKWTNLIKNKIALQNMVFCSKKEEKEEDLELPKNEIREFHSAHLQSGFGLIYDKKPFKVRLIPNKTYYWCTCGQSKTQPFCDGTHKKPQLKIKLRPVRLEVAKEKDYWLCNCKQTANRPFCDGTHKRPDIQEK